The genome window CCTTTCCGCACGCCACGGCGAAGTCGACCACGAAGGCGACGGCTATCGGCGCCGAGGTGCTCACCGGTGTCGTCAAGAAGACCTGCACCGGCTGCCACTCGCAGACGCGGAAGCTCGGCAACCTGGTGCTCGAAGGGTTCGACGTGGCCCAGGCGGCGCAGAACGCCGAGCTGACCGAGAAGATGATCGGGAAGCTGCAGGCGGGGATGATGCCGCCGCCGGGGCGCGCGCGGCCGGGGGGGGACACGCTGGCCACGCTGCAGGCGACGCTCGAACGGCTGGTCGATACACGCGCCGCCCTCAAGCCCGAGCCGGGGTCGCGCAACTTCCAGCGCCTCAACCGGGCCGAGTACGCGCAGTCCATCAAGGAGCTGCTCACGCTCGACATCGACCCGGGAAAGTGGCTCCCGCTCGATACGAAATCGGCCAACTTCGACAACATCGCCGACGTGCAGATGCCGTCGGCCACGACGCTCGATGCCTACCTCGACGCCGCGAGCGAGATCGCGCGCCTCGCGGTGGGCGACCGCAAGGCCAGCCCCACCTCCGCGACCTACAAGGTCCCGCGCCTCGCTTCGCAGCTCGAGCATGGTGGAGGGGCGCCGCTCGGGACGCGCGGCGGGACCGCGGTCACGCACAACTTCCCGCCGACGGCGAGTACGTCTTCGCCATCACGCTGCACAACATCCCCACCGGGCAGCTCTACGGCTCGGCGGCCCCGATCGACGAGAAGGTCGAGATCGCGGTCAACGGCGAGCGCGTGGCGGTGCTCGAGGTCGATCGCTGGATGTCGCAGGCCGACCCTAACGGGATGGAGCTCAAGTCGCCCCCCATTCGCGTCCGCGCCGGTCCGCATCGCATCTCGGCGGCCTTCGTGAAGACGTTCGAGGGGCCGGTCAACGACCTCATCGCCCCCATCGGGCACTCGATCGCCGACACGCAGATCGGGGCCGACGGCGGGATCACGATCCTCCCGCACCTGCGCGAGCTGGTGGTGCTGGGGCCATATCACCCGACGGGGGTGTCGGACACGCCGAGCCGGAAGCGGATCTTCAGCTG of Gemmatimonadota bacterium contains these proteins:
- a CDS encoding DUF1587 domain-containing protein, coding for MKALAALTATGLLVLVAGPAQPLHAQALSARPIGARTFPHATAKSTTKATAIGAEVLTGVVKKTCTGCHSQTRKLGNLVLEGFDVAQAAQNAELTEKMIGKLQAGMMPPPGRARPGGDTLATLQATLERLVDTRAALKPEPGSRNFQRLNRAEYAQSIKELLTLDIDPGKWLPLDTKSANFDNIADVQMPSATTLDAYLDAASEIARLAVGDRKASPTSATYKVPRLASQLEHGGGAPLGTRGGTAVTHNFPPTASTSSPSRCTTSPPGSSTARRPRSTRRSRSRSTASAWRCSRSIAGCRRPTLTGWSSSRPPFASAPVRIASRRPS